The genomic stretch CTCTGCTCTTACTGATAGTTACTATAAATCTGTCTTAGCTCAGATAAGCTTATGCTTTGGGAACTGAGGAAGCAAATCTATGCATCAGAAAGCTTGAACTGTAGTGTGTTCTAGTTGCCTTTTTTTAGGAGTGTGGTGGAGGGCTCTGACCTTGTAGTTGGATTCAGGCATATGTGTTTAAGAGTGCACTAAAACATCAGTCATCAACAGTATGTGCATAATAATCTAAATGCTTTGTTTGTTGACTACTTATATTGGGCATAAATTGCAGGATTTTGGTAGCAGGGGGCTGGAGAAGTGACCTGTGTGGGTGGAGACCGTGAACTGTCCTGTACCAGCAGCAGCGGGGTTCAGCCAACTTTAAAAACAATGATAACAGCCACTGCGTGCCAAAGCCTGAACCAGTTAGAGGAGCAAATGGTGCCTCTACTCAAACATATTAACGAGCatcagctgccaggagcaggagAGGCAAATGGATGCGCAGGAGGCGACACATAAGAAGATCTCTGAAGAAATGTATTTGGAGATAACAGAGAAATGGGCGGGATATGTGGAAGGTGATGTTTCTAGGACCACAGCTGGAGATGCGTTCTTGGAAGGTGCTCCTTGCCAGAGGAAGTATGTCTCTGAAGGGACTGTGGCCTGTGGAGGACCCATGCTGGGGCAGGGACACCCTTGAAGGGACTGCAGCCTGTGGGCTGCCCATACTGGAACAGGGACAAAGAAGTAAGAAACAAAGAGCAGTGGAGGAAAATGAGCAAGTAGTAAGGAACAATAGAAAGAAACCATTTAACAAACACTTGGAAGGACCTTTTATCCCCCCTTACCCAGCCCCAGCTTGGGTCAaacacctctcctccccccttcctaCTCTCAGCTGTCCTTGTTTCTGTCGCACGTTATGCTCAGTGTCTCCCAGTTCCTTTGGTGAAGCAACAGGCAGCACAGGAGGCTGGGGTCATGTGTGCATaatgttttttctccattatCTCCAAATGTCTCTTTGCGTATCTCATGCGTCTCCTCAGGTGTGTTCTTTTGTGTCTCCTTCCTctagcagctgctgctctttgtTAAGTATGTTTGAACAGAGGTGCCATGTGCTCCCCTGCTTGAAGTTTTGGCACCCGATAGGTTGCTCACATAGGTGTTAGAGCCAGCTGGATGCAGCAGTGGCTGGTATAGGACAGTTCATGGTCTTTTCCCACAGAGGTCACCCATGGCCCCTGCTACCAAAACCCTGTGATATATGCCCTGTACGCTACTTGAGAGTGGCTTTTGAGAAATTAAGTTATGCCATTAAGTTGCTTATGCTTTAAATTGGCCATAatatagtaactttttttttcccgccTTCCCCACAGAAGAATATACCAGTCGAAAATGATGTAAAGAGGGACAAGGATGGACTCACTGATCTCTATATTCAGCATGCTATACCACTGCCTCAGCGTGACTTACCAAAAAGTAGATGGggaaaaatgatggaaaagaaaagacagcaaaatgAGTTGAAAAGTGAGAATAAAAGGTAATTCAGCTTTTGATGGAATAGATTTGGGGTATTTAGGAAAATGCATTTAGTTTAATCTTTACCTGCCTGTGTCAAAGCGTCGGATTCTGCTACTACAGTGATAGGAAAAAGggaaagttgggttttttttgttgttatccAAATTTTGTTAATGTTGTCTTGCTTACTTATAGAGCTTCTATTTATGAATACTTTTAAGATACTtaatgaatttttcttctttgtaattTTCAATGTCACATTATAATTGTTAGACAATACTCATATTAATATTGCTGAAGAAAAATACCAGTAGTATACTTAACCAAGCTGGACCTAGTATATAGTTAATGGATAATATTTACTTGTTCACTGCACAGGGTTGATATACACTGGGTCATGGGTATATGCTGCAGCAGCTTTGTGTGTCCAAGTCAAATCCAGCATCTCCCTTCTCACACAGGTTTTCTCTCTTATATTTAAAACTGTTGTGTTTGTATCTGATCAGAAAGCAAAGTGTTCCTCAGAACTTTATTTTACTGAAGCTCTTCTCTTCCTAACCCTCTCCCCCAAGCAAGACTGACTTTGAAATGTAGTGTACGATGGCACCTTTCTGACATAGCCTATTCTGAGTTCCAGCAGTATATGCTAAATGAAGGATGGACAGTGTCATTATGCTTTCACACCATTACAGCTTGTTAATTTCATGAGTCTGTTTCAGTCTTACTGAAGTCTCTAGCACAGAAAGAGCTAAACAAATTCTGGCAAGCAACTTGTTTAGCAAAGGCTAGGGCgctgagttgttttgttttgctagtttttttttttttccctcgtGCATAAAAGGTTATAATAGCTCTATATTTCTGCATTGATGTTTACAGTTTGCTACTTCAAGATAAAAGCACGAGGTTATTGTTCAAATAACAGGACACGACTGATCTGCTGAAATAGCtgcaaaagtgactttttttttttttatcagagaaaCAAATATACCAAGCAGGAATGTTTGAGAAATGCAGACTCTGCATTTCTAGATGGGAGAATGGCTTCACCCTGAGTTTATGTGGGAGTTACTAGTTTGGTATGCTAGGTCATAGGCAAACCAGTTTAGTATTTGCTGAGAAGATGGTAAGTAAAAGTAGGTATGTTTAGTCTACTAGTCTGCTTTTCTTTACTAATTACTCTTAGCATTTAACATCTAGCATGCCAGGCTACTGTTATACAGCTTTAAGATTTTCCAGCAGTTACTGTGTTTGCTTATATTGTATCTTTTACACATGGCAAACATAGTGGCAAAATACTTTTTCTAGAAAGGTATTTTTACGTTTTATATTTACTGCTGGCATTACTGACTCCAGAGAATTGGGAGTAATTGGGTAAGGCAGACTGGAGAATTTGGTAAGAGAATTTTAGCACTTCTAGTAAGTATAAGTTGCACAGAGAAAacttcaattaaaatatattcatggGAAGAATCGAAGAAGTTCGGTCATCTTTTTAGATATTATTGTTCTTTTCCTTGTAGTTGTgttcagcattaaaaaagaatcaGCTTGATCCTATTGTGCAGAGGAGGAAGTAGAACTTGgcattcttgtttaaaaaaaaaaatctctatattGTGAGTCTGTAAGTGATGTGCAAGTCAAAAGCTGGAACTAACCATACTGTTAATACAGTTTAGAAATTAAATAAGCTGCTTCAGCATGTGAATAATAGGACCTTTCTGAGGAGTTCCTCTGTGGAAAGCACAGCTTTCCAAAGTGTGGTGGAATTAACGTGGGGCTTGGGCAGAACTCGGTAAGTGCATGTTTGCATGCCTCTAGTAGTTACAGATAGGAGGTATAAGCGTAATTATTTTTCACTGGAATTTAAAACTCCATATTGAATATTGTGTTTAGTCTTACTGCTGCTGTTTGATGGCATGTCCTAGAAGAGTTTCTGAGCTAGAAGAgtcagctgagctgcagtaaCATGTTATATGCCTCAATAACACAATTGAGTATCTGAAGTCATAGATGATGGTTTATGCCTCTTAGTTCTCATTTTTGAACATGCCACCATACCGAATAAGAAGAAATGCAGTCTATCCAACTTTGAACACATTATATTTGTGTTCAAAATATTTGCGTTTGGGAACAGTTAATTTTGCAGCAACTTTGACAGGGTTGCTTTTGACAattagaaggaaaagaaggggTTTTAGTCTGCTGCAGAAGGACCTGGGTGAAATTCAAAATGAGAATGAATCTCAAAATCTGTGTGTTGTTGCTGAAGTACCATGAAGCCTGAAGAATCTCACCGACAAGCTCTTCAGTCTCTGGAagctctgtggctgtgtgtgctCAGAGCTGCAGTCTTGGTAGAACTTGTTTCTGCGTAGTCACCTGAGAGGCTGGCTTGTTTGGCATCCTCTGAGAACTGCTAATACGCTGATAAAGTTGAGTGCAACCTGAAACATGGCATTTATGACTAATTTCACATTAACAGAAGGGATGATCACCTGCCCTTTTTTGGTAATATGTGAACAGTTAAGATGCTCAGGAAGTGGGAGTTTAAACCTAAATTGCTCCCTGTTTTTAGAGTGCTGCCTTAAGTACCATGCTAGGCTAGGCAAGAATGGTGGGGgtattttcctttaaaggaatCAGGAGGTGCGCAGGCCATCCTGATAACATGAGTAATCAGTGAAATGGTGAAAATATCCGTTACTCATGTAGAGAAGCTTTTGCTTCATCTAGTGAATCTTGCAATCTTTACCATGAACCGCCTAATAAACAGCGTGATTAGAGAGTGCATTTCCTTCAGCTTGGTCCGTAGTGTGGTTAGAGCATTCCTCTATGTAGATGCACATTAAAATCTAGGTTTCCCGGAGAGTATGTTTTGTAATATGGGAAAAGATCTCAAAAcagttcttttcaacttttctTAGCTAGCTTCAGTGTCCTCCCTGTGAAGAGTGCCAGCTCATGTGAGTCCTCCCCCAGAGTTTCATGTGCTTTATATAAAGAAATGGAATGTCACATTCAAGGCTCTGCATTCTGCTCTGAGCCAGGTATCTTAAAAATTAGATGTGACAATTCTTGATAGTTCAACATCTGAATTTCTTTTGGATCTTGCCCAAAGTGCTTGTCTGAAATGTTACCTGTGCTGTATAGCATGTTGTCATTTGTACCAAGTGTTGTGATTCTAAAATGATGTTTAGAATAGATAGCAAATAATCCTACTAGAATTGCAGTTAGTTCCTGATTACCAGTCTTCACCAAGctgaatgtttaaaaaagaatatcTTGATAAGAAAAATTGGCTTCATATGTTAAGGAAGgtaactgaaaaaagaaatcctttttctgGCATAATTGATAGGGAAAGGGCTAGGGAAGTGTGGTCAGTGTCACACATGTTGGCTTTGTCCAAGAATTTATTCGAAGTGAGCAGTAAGTAtcagatttcatttttgaaatgtatatcttttttgggggctttttcaaGTGAGGTTACACTCTTTAATTTAGTGAATATGTTAAATACTGCTGCTGTTCAGTGAAACCTTGTCTGTGCCTGGCTGAACACTCTTAGTCTTAGAAGCTAATCACATTTCATAGGAGCTCTCCTAGAGATCACAGCTGCTGTAGTTTAGTGTAGACATGGCTCTGCTTTATGACTCCTGACAAACAAAGGTTTCTCTCTGTATCTATCACTTCTGGGAACCTaatgaatggaaagaaaaggGGATAGTGTGCCATATGTTATTGTAAAGAGGTAGTAATGTAGAAGCAAATCAGAAAAAGAGCTGAACTCTTGCTCTATGAGCCCTTAAACTGTTactcctttcatttttttcaataaccTCCTGAGTTGGTGGAATTTACACAGCAGATGTGTAATTCCTGATTTTGATATGTGAGGATTATCAGCAGCTATTAATCTAATGTTTTTCCAAGTCAAACAAACGCAGTCTATGTTTGCAGTTTCTTCTAAAGTCTGTTGAGATACCTACCATCCAGTATTGTCAGATACATTTGTTAATTTGTAACTAGTGCATTTAATGGTTGAAAACATAGTTCAACACTTACTCCTGTGTTTAATAAGTGAGATGATTAAACAGTAAGTGTGTACTGAAAACTGGTGTTTCTAAACACTAATGTTATATCACAAATAGAAAAGCATCATTCATTAACTTAAATCTGCACATTCCAGTGACTTTATTTGTGTCATTCTTGAGCGATGCGTTTTTAGCTCACTCTACACCAGTTTAGAGTTCTATCATAACTTTGTGCtttatcctttcttttctgcttagtCTGTTTTTTGGTACTACTGTTTTGTTTTAGCTTGATAGTGTTCTTTTTTCGTAAATCAGTTGTTAGAAAATTAGTCAGCTCTGACTAGATGTAAGCTTAAAAGCATAAACTGGTCAAAACCCAAAGTCATTAAATCAGCTTAGAGCTCTGATATTCAagaacaacttattttaaagatatttatgcTTTTTTAACTTAATGTTAGGCAAGGAGTGAAAAAATTCTTTTAGACTATCTTagcattataatttaaaaaaaagtgtggaatCAGGGAGATCTAGAGGCATCAGCATATTAGTTCCTATCTTGTAGCTAAGGAAGCTCATATATGCTCACTCACCTTTTGAAATACTTAACAACTATTATCTCTTTTGTTGCTTTGTAATATCTCCAGTGATATAAGCTCACAATCTTTGATGGTACAACTTGAGTTGTCTACCTAGAAAGTTACCCCCTCTCccctgattcttttttttaagcaatttctATTGCCTAAATCTGGAGCAGCTAAAAGATTTTAAAGACAGTGTTGTTGGAATATTTTTACTTTAGGCAAGATTAAATTCATTTTCACTACTCAGGTCTGAGATATGCTATTTTTGCATCATCTAGCTTGTGTTTCTGAGAATTTTACAATTTGTATTTTCAGTGTTACAACAGTGGAAGGTTTAAGGAAACGGCCATTAATTGTATTTGATGGCAGTTCAACAAGCACAAGCATAAAAGTGAAGAAGACTGAGGACGGAGCTGCTGATCGCCTAAAACCTCCCCCAGCTGGAAGCACCACCAACACTGTTAGAAGATTATCAGTTCCTTCAAATGTGTCAACATATATTTCAGCCTCCAGTTTATCAGAGGACGCTAAGCTGGAAACTGGGAATAATGAGGCTAAGCAGAACAATATTTCAAAGACTAATAGCAGTGTGTTGGCTAGTCTGAAGGTGTACCCTTTGTCCTCGGTAGCTGGAACTACTGTTGTGAAATTAAAGAGAGCTATTCCAAAAGAAGAATCTGATTTGGCGGTATGTAtgttcagtgttttgttttgcaacttatttttaatgaaacttgcAGCAGCCAAAGGTAAATACTTGTAGTGCTTTTGAAGGTTATTTTATGTTAGAGTAATAACAGTCTTTATTTAGAAACAGGCAAAAGAGTAGCTTTGTTTTGAAAGAGATTAGAAGTAAAGAAAAGAAGTGCTTTATACTTGTTCATGGGAACCTTCTGTGTGTGAGAGATCAGCTTGGTAGAAAACAtgcatgtgttttaaaaatgaataaataagtaataaaaCTTGGTGGTACTGGTAGCAGAGTCAAACAAAGCACAAATAAAAGAACCCTATTGTGTAGGTATGAGAGAGGACAGATAGTAGAGAAGAGTGTGTATAGCCTTAAAGCAAGGTTACCTGGCCTGTTTTAtagtagggaagaaaaaaacggAATGATAACAAATATTTGCAACAGTCATGCTTCAATGGTTGAGTAGGACAAGCTTTTATTAGTCAAAGTGAAGAAAGAGATGTTACAGAAACTGAAGCAACTGATGCTGAGAGTTGTAGAAAATATTCTTAAAGTAAAAAAGGCCATTTGTTTTAAATCTTGCATAGGAGGAATTACAAGCTAGCGGTGTGAACTGCATGTGAAAATGTGAAGAGCTGCCCAGATTGTGGGTTTGAATCAGAAGAACACACTTGGCTGATTCAGCCAGGAAGCATCAGTACACTTGGCAGATATATTTTTAGTATAATGACAGTAATGACAATTGCCACCTCAAGCAAGTGATTATTTTCTAGCTTTCAAGAAAATC from Dromaius novaehollandiae isolate bDroNov1 chromosome 1, bDroNov1.hap1, whole genome shotgun sequence encodes the following:
- the C1H2orf49 gene encoding ashwin → MAAWRRGRVGGGGEEQQQRETGRPDAELLLLHPELLSEEFLLLTLEQKNIPVENDVKRDKDGLTDLYIQHAIPLPQRDLPKSRWGKMMEKKRQQNELKSENKSVTTVEGLRKRPLIVFDGSSTSTSIKVKKTEDGAADRLKPPPAGSTTNTVRRLSVPSNVSTYISASSLSEDAKLETGNNEAKQNNISKTNSSVLASLKVYPLSSVAGTTVVKLKRAIPKEESDLANDLKPTEAKKKIQHVTWP